In a single window of the Saccharothrix australiensis genome:
- a CDS encoding sigma-70 family RNA polymerase sigma factor produces MVDRYAPLVRAVIHRHRLRPADAADVNQTLWLRLVERIDGLRDPEALPGWIATTTRNECLRVLRAHRRTLPYDPLSDDEPVSPVDAVADLDEELEAAQRRQALREGFRALSEQCRRLLATLMADPPPSYAAVGEELGMPVGSVGPTRVRCLDKLRRTPAVLRLARPRPVGGGGAPGERSGVGER; encoded by the coding sequence ATCGTCGACCGGTACGCGCCGCTGGTGCGTGCGGTGATCCACCGGCACCGGCTGCGCCCGGCGGACGCCGCCGACGTCAACCAGACCCTGTGGCTGCGCCTGGTGGAGCGGATCGACGGGCTGCGCGACCCCGAAGCGCTGCCGGGGTGGATCGCCACCACCACCCGCAACGAGTGCCTGCGGGTGCTGCGCGCCCACCGGCGCACCCTGCCGTACGACCCGCTGTCCGACGACGAGCCGGTGAGCCCGGTCGACGCGGTGGCGGACCTGGACGAGGAGCTGGAGGCGGCGCAGCGGCGGCAGGCCCTGCGCGAGGGCTTCCGGGCGCTGTCCGAGCAGTGCCGCCGGCTGCTCGCCACGCTGATGGCCGACCCGCCGCCGAGCTACGCGGCGGTCGGCGAGGAGTTGGGCATGCCGGTGGGCAGCGTCGGACCGACCCGCGTCCGGTGCCTCGACAAGCTGCGCAGGACGCCCGCGGTGCTGCGGTTGGCGCGACCGCGGCCGGTCGGCGGAGGAGGTGCGCCGGGTGAACGGTCCGGGGTGGGAGAGCGATGA
- a CDS encoding diguanylate cyclase domain-containing protein: MDTPAAGGARAGGGPPESVAALLDVLTADHANALPRHAPAGPGKASTGPGSAPAERERDELRDSEARLRHVFESSATGIAIFDPDGRVVDANPALRRMLGHAEDPGREPVELFAPADLAALRAAWTTMPAGGTRVERRFTGPTGDPLWTNVALSLAHDGAGRLRYRVAVVEDVTEQRELRDYLRRQALHDVLTGLPNRQGFLLRLERAIHRPGSLTLCYLDVDCVAIVNDGIGYEAGDELLRVVARRLTAAVADEDATVARIGGDEFVVLVEDSPGTPGIPALAAAIAAELSEPVYLSGRGVGVSAGMGFVRTSARDVAPMSLLRQAHTALRRAEDGGKGQWGVYDAGQDARDRPRLALLAGLPGAVENGELAIGYRPVEHVGGPAAGTRAAVAARFRLPLPGYGAVAHEECLRCADAVGLSGRLARWLLAEACAFAAAEATPVLVRLSADQSRDPDLAAVVVAALRSSGLPPGLLWLSLDSAALTGGPDALEDNLTTLADMGVRRLLHGFACGVAEVALVQRQALHGVELDAPPAEPLARAALAAVLPLLRDGGVLVVGDVPGADLVVRR; this comes from the coding sequence GTGGACACCCCCGCGGCGGGTGGCGCGCGGGCGGGCGGCGGACCGCCCGAGTCGGTCGCGGCGCTGCTCGACGTGCTCACCGCCGACCACGCGAACGCCCTGCCGCGCCACGCGCCCGCCGGGCCGGGCAAGGCATCCACCGGTCCGGGGAGCGCGCCCGCCGAGCGGGAGCGCGACGAGCTGCGCGACAGCGAGGCGCGGCTGCGCCACGTGTTCGAGTCCTCCGCGACGGGCATCGCGATCTTCGACCCGGACGGCCGGGTGGTGGACGCGAACCCGGCGCTGCGGCGGATGCTCGGGCACGCCGAAGACCCCGGCCGGGAGCCGGTGGAGCTGTTCGCGCCCGCCGACCTGGCCGCGTTGCGGGCCGCGTGGACGACCATGCCGGCCGGCGGCACGCGCGTCGAGCGGCGGTTCACCGGGCCTACCGGCGATCCACTGTGGACCAACGTCGCGCTGTCCCTGGCCCACGACGGCGCAGGCCGCCTCCGCTACCGGGTCGCGGTGGTCGAGGACGTGACCGAGCAGCGGGAGCTGCGCGACTACCTGCGGCGCCAGGCGCTGCACGACGTGCTGACCGGGCTGCCGAACCGGCAGGGCTTCCTGCTCCGGCTGGAACGGGCGATCCACCGGCCCGGCTCGCTCACGCTGTGCTACCTCGACGTGGACTGCGTGGCGATCGTCAACGACGGCATCGGCTACGAGGCGGGCGACGAGCTGCTGAGGGTGGTGGCCCGGCGGTTGACCGCCGCGGTCGCCGACGAGGACGCGACGGTGGCGCGGATCGGCGGCGACGAGTTCGTCGTGCTGGTCGAGGACTCGCCCGGCACGCCGGGCATCCCGGCGCTGGCGGCGGCGATCGCCGCCGAGCTGTCCGAGCCGGTGTACCTGTCCGGGCGCGGCGTCGGGGTGTCGGCGGGCATGGGTTTCGTGCGCACGTCCGCGCGGGACGTGGCCCCGATGTCGTTGCTGCGGCAGGCGCACACCGCGCTGCGGCGGGCGGAGGACGGCGGCAAGGGCCAGTGGGGCGTCTACGACGCCGGGCAGGACGCCCGCGACCGGCCGCGGTTGGCGCTGCTGGCCGGCCTGCCCGGCGCGGTGGAGAACGGCGAACTCGCCATCGGGTACCGGCCGGTGGAGCACGTCGGCGGACCGGCGGCGGGCACCCGCGCGGCGGTGGCGGCCCGGTTCCGCCTGCCCTTGCCGGGGTACGGCGCGGTGGCGCACGAGGAGTGCCTGCGCTGCGCCGACGCGGTCGGGCTGAGCGGGCGGCTGGCCCGGTGGCTGCTGGCGGAGGCGTGCGCGTTCGCGGCGGCGGAGGCGACGCCGGTGCTGGTGCGGCTGTCGGCCGACCAGTCCCGCGACCCGGACCTGGCGGCGGTGGTCGTGGCGGCGCTGCGGTCCTCCGGCCTGCCGCCGGGGCTGCTGTGGCTCAGCCTCGACTCGGCGGCCCTGACCGGCGGGCCGGACGCGCTGGAGGACAACCTGACCACGTTGGCGGACATGGGCGTGCGGCGGCTGCTGCACGGTTTCGCCTGCGGGGTCGCGGAGGTCGCGCTGGTGCAGCGGCAGGCCCTGCACGGCGTCGAGCTGGACGCGCCGCCCGCCGAGCCGCTCGCCCGCGCCGCGCTCGCCGCGGTGCTGCCGCTGCTGCGCGACGGCGGGGTGCTGGTGGTCGGCGACGTGCCGGGCGCGGACCTGGTGGTGCGCAGGTGA
- a CDS encoding GTP-binding protein, with product MNGGAPGRPETPSPSATPSPSVVSTKIVVAGGFGVGKTTFVGSVSEIVPLTTEAVMTEASVGVDDLSGTPNKMTTTVAMDFGRVSLDSDLILYLFGTPGQHRFWFMWDDLVRGAIGAVVLVDTRRLSDAFASIDFFEDRELPYVVGVNCFDGLLHHRIEDIREALTIDEAVPIVPCDARNRQSTKQTLITLVQHAMRQPTFA from the coding sequence ATGAACGGTGGTGCCCCCGGACGCCCGGAGACACCGAGCCCGTCGGCGACGCCGAGCCCGTCGGTCGTGTCGACCAAGATCGTGGTCGCGGGCGGGTTCGGCGTCGGCAAGACCACGTTCGTCGGCTCGGTGTCGGAGATCGTGCCGCTGACCACCGAGGCGGTGATGACGGAGGCCAGCGTCGGCGTCGACGACCTGTCCGGCACGCCGAACAAGATGACCACGACGGTGGCGATGGACTTCGGCCGCGTGTCGCTGGACAGCGACTTGATCCTCTACCTGTTCGGCACACCCGGCCAGCACCGCTTCTGGTTCATGTGGGACGACCTGGTGCGCGGCGCGATCGGCGCGGTCGTGCTGGTCGACACCCGGCGGCTGTCCGACGCGTTCGCGTCCATCGACTTCTTCGAGGACCGCGAACTGCCTTACGTGGTCGGGGTGAACTGCTTCGACGGCCTGCTGCACCACCGGATCGAGGACATCCGGGAGGCGCTGACGATCGACGAGGCGGTGCCGATCGTGCCGTGCGACGCGCGCAACCGGCAGTCGACCAAGCAGACGCTGATCACGTTGGTGCAGCACGCGATGCGGCAGCCGACGTTCGCCTGA
- a CDS encoding roadblock/LC7 domain-containing protein produces the protein MTTAAEELDNFSWLVDDFVSRVAGVAHAIVVSADGLLLASSERLPVDRAEQLAAVASGLVSLNLGAARCFEAGDVKQTVVEMERGYLFLMSISDGSCLAVLAAPNCDIGLIGYAMTRLVERVGVQLTPEIRSRLHVAMRG, from the coding sequence GTGACCACCGCAGCCGAAGAACTCGACAACTTCAGTTGGCTGGTCGACGACTTCGTGAGCCGGGTCGCGGGCGTGGCGCACGCGATCGTGGTGTCCGCGGACGGCCTGTTGCTCGCGTCCTCGGAACGCCTCCCGGTCGACCGCGCCGAGCAGCTCGCGGCGGTCGCGTCCGGGCTGGTCAGCCTCAACCTCGGCGCGGCGCGCTGCTTCGAGGCGGGCGACGTGAAGCAGACCGTGGTGGAGATGGAGCGGGGCTACCTGTTCCTGATGTCCATCAGCGACGGGTCGTGCCTGGCCGTGCTGGCCGCGCCGAACTGCGACATCGGGCTCATCGGCTACGCGATGACCCGGCTGGTCGAGCGGGTGGGCGTGCAGCTCACCCCGGAGATCCGCTCGCGGTTGCACGTCGCGATGCGCGGGTGA
- a CDS encoding sensor histidine kinase has translation MRGHDDHASGVEPERNQLDEVTDAVPPDSGPSTGTTAPADRGISRWRLRNWRLRSKLAVVLLVPALSTLALAGLRLGTQLDDVELFGKARRELELSAQAASVADALQLERDAAVWFVAGGRGDNSAELVTRSAKVDQQVGRYREVADATAGVDDGVREAFEKSVQSLDSLPSLRNTTLTTRYPDMSVASAYTQILSALAQVHRATASSLSDETITPLSGANQALYSAKEQLFQQNAILLSTAKRGEFAPGQVNALRAAQSRLDAALTDFASTASQVNRQRYSDVVSGAAVDARSRLVQLALVQQAESNEVSISDAEVLRVGEETAALVRNVALDIERQADQAAVDLADTARGAAWRDAALVAVALLIAFALMAFVARSMLTPLRVLRRSAIDVARNRLPEAIKRIRTHRDPARAAEEALVPVPIDTTEEVGQVARAFDDVQREAVRLAVEQVALRANVNDMFINLSRRSQALVERQITVIDRLEQDEQDPDQLASLFELDHLATQMRRNSENLLVLSGTTVNRRVTRPVPISEVLGAAVSEVEKYARVQIAPAPELRIQGRVVNDLAHLIAELLDNATAFSKPTTKVTVRAIETRRGEVSIRIHDRGVGMQEQDIVEANSKLADPPEVDVSVAREMGLYVVGQLAKRHEIRVTLTNNDDIEGGVTAQVVLPVSLLHRGPEQAPARAAAPALPATPEPLELEASGGGGVLAGVPKWTPDQAPTPFGRPEPGHPDAPPASFGESTPAPFPQVVAAPPEDAGNFFQVERTPAADLFTATVTETVPPPEGAPDYSYPGTAKPLPVYEEEGDDASTQRLPIYEDVLSRWFQGGEGGEAPVRGELTDGVPPETAAEKTVYADRVDLVGDDGAAEPTGFADRAGPADDGDRAAARPAADRQVSRVEPRPTAAGLPKRSPAPSPVPAVDSGGSGWGPADGGWSAASDVLKAEVDDTTTAGLPKRKPKARLMPGSLSAPPARSAPDPSPGGGAPTAIGLATAAPPRRSADRLRQRFATYQRGVQLGRESADDSGLPWEGLAFDDGDNPGNQSKEQK, from the coding sequence GTGCGCGGTCACGATGACCACGCCTCCGGGGTAGAACCGGAGCGGAACCAACTCGACGAGGTCACGGACGCCGTTCCGCCCGACTCGGGGCCGAGCACAGGCACCACCGCGCCCGCCGACCGGGGCATCTCCCGGTGGCGCCTGCGCAACTGGAGGCTGCGCAGCAAGCTGGCCGTGGTGCTGCTGGTGCCCGCGCTGAGCACGCTCGCCCTCGCGGGCCTGCGGCTCGGCACCCAGCTCGACGACGTCGAGCTGTTCGGCAAGGCGCGGCGCGAGCTGGAGCTGTCCGCGCAGGCCGCCTCGGTCGCCGACGCGCTCCAGCTCGAACGCGACGCCGCCGTGTGGTTCGTCGCGGGCGGCCGGGGCGACAACAGCGCCGAGCTGGTGACCCGGTCGGCGAAGGTCGACCAGCAGGTCGGCCGGTACCGGGAGGTCGCCGACGCCACCGCGGGCGTCGACGACGGCGTGCGCGAGGCGTTCGAGAAGTCGGTGCAGTCGCTGGACAGCCTGCCGTCGCTGCGCAACACCACGCTGACCACCAGGTACCCCGACATGTCGGTGGCCAGCGCCTACACCCAGATCCTCAGCGCGCTCGCGCAGGTGCACCGCGCCACGGCGAGCAGCCTGAGCGACGAGACCATCACGCCGCTGTCGGGCGCGAACCAGGCCCTGTACAGCGCGAAGGAGCAGCTGTTCCAGCAGAACGCGATCCTGCTGTCCACCGCCAAGCGCGGCGAGTTCGCGCCCGGCCAGGTCAACGCGCTGCGCGCCGCGCAGTCCCGGCTGGACGCGGCGCTCACCGACTTCGCCAGCACCGCGAGCCAGGTCAACCGCCAGCGCTACTCCGACGTCGTGTCCGGCGCCGCGGTGGACGCCCGCAGCCGGCTGGTGCAGCTCGCCCTGGTGCAGCAGGCCGAGTCGAACGAGGTGTCCATCTCCGACGCCGAGGTGCTGCGCGTCGGCGAGGAGACCGCCGCGCTGGTCCGCAACGTCGCCCTGGACATCGAGCGGCAGGCCGACCAGGCGGCGGTGGACCTCGCCGACACCGCGCGCGGCGCGGCCTGGCGGGACGCGGCGCTGGTCGCCGTGGCGCTGCTGATCGCGTTCGCGCTCATGGCGTTCGTGGCGCGCTCGATGCTCACGCCGCTGCGCGTGCTGCGCCGCTCCGCGATCGACGTGGCCCGCAACCGGCTCCCCGAGGCGATCAAGCGCATCCGGACGCACCGCGACCCGGCCCGCGCCGCGGAGGAGGCGCTGGTGCCGGTGCCGATCGACACCACCGAGGAGGTCGGCCAGGTGGCGCGGGCGTTCGACGACGTGCAGCGCGAAGCCGTCCGCCTCGCGGTCGAGCAGGTGGCGCTGCGCGCGAACGTCAACGACATGTTCATCAACCTCTCGCGCCGCTCGCAGGCGCTGGTGGAGCGGCAGATCACCGTCATCGACCGGCTGGAGCAGGACGAGCAGGACCCCGACCAGCTGGCCAGCCTGTTCGAGCTGGACCACCTGGCCACCCAGATGCGCCGCAACAGCGAGAACCTGCTGGTGCTGTCGGGCACCACGGTCAACCGCCGGGTCACCCGGCCGGTGCCGATCTCCGAGGTGCTCGGCGCGGCCGTGTCCGAGGTGGAGAAGTACGCGCGCGTGCAGATCGCGCCCGCGCCGGAGCTGCGCATCCAGGGCCGCGTCGTCAACGACCTCGCGCACCTCATCGCCGAGCTGCTGGACAACGCGACCGCGTTCTCCAAGCCCACCACCAAGGTCACGGTGCGGGCCATCGAGACCCGGCGCGGCGAGGTGTCCATCCGCATCCACGACCGCGGTGTCGGCATGCAGGAGCAGGACATCGTCGAGGCCAACTCCAAGCTCGCCGACCCGCCCGAGGTCGACGTGTCCGTGGCCCGCGAGATGGGCCTGTACGTGGTGGGCCAGCTGGCCAAGCGGCACGAGATCCGGGTGACGCTGACCAACAACGACGACATCGAGGGCGGGGTGACCGCGCAGGTCGTGCTGCCGGTGTCGCTGCTGCACCGCGGGCCGGAGCAGGCGCCCGCGCGGGCCGCCGCGCCCGCGCTGCCCGCGACCCCGGAGCCCCTGGAGCTGGAGGCGTCGGGCGGTGGCGGCGTGCTGGCGGGCGTGCCGAAGTGGACGCCGGACCAGGCGCCGACGCCGTTCGGCCGCCCGGAACCCGGCCACCCCGACGCGCCGCCCGCGTCGTTCGGCGAGTCGACGCCCGCGCCGTTCCCGCAGGTCGTCGCCGCGCCGCCGGAGGACGCCGGCAACTTCTTCCAGGTCGAGCGGACGCCCGCCGCGGACCTGTTCACGGCCACCGTCACCGAGACCGTGCCGCCGCCCGAGGGCGCGCCCGACTACTCCTACCCCGGCACGGCCAAGCCGCTGCCGGTGTACGAGGAGGAGGGCGACGACGCGTCCACCCAGCGGCTGCCGATCTACGAGGACGTGCTGTCGCGCTGGTTCCAGGGCGGTGAGGGAGGGGAGGCGCCGGTGCGCGGTGAACTCACCGACGGCGTGCCGCCGGAGACCGCCGCGGAGAAGACGGTGTACGCCGACCGGGTGGACCTGGTCGGCGACGACGGGGCGGCGGAGCCGACCGGGTTCGCCGACCGGGCGGGACCGGCCGACGACGGCGACCGCGCCGCGGCGCGCCCGGCCGCCGACCGGCAGGTGAGCCGGGTCGAGCCGCGGCCCACCGCCGCCGGGCTGCCCAAGCGGTCGCCCGCGCCGTCGCCCGTGCCCGCCGTCGACTCCGGCGGCTCCGGGTGGGGACCGGCCGACGGCGGCTGGTCCGCCGCGAGCGACGTGCTCAAGGCGGAGGTGGACGACACCACCACCGCGGGCCTGCCCAAGCGCAAGCCCAAGGCCCGCCTGATGCCCGGTTCGCTGAGCGCGCCGCCGGCGCGGTCGGCGCCGGACCCGTCGCCCGGCGGCGGCGCGCCGACCGCCATCGGACTGGCCACCGCCGCGCCGCCCCGCCGGTCCGCGGACCGGCTGCGGCAGCGGTTCGCCACCTACCAGCGCGGCGTCCAACTCGGTCGCGAGTCCGCCGACGACAGCGGGCTGCCCTGGGAGGGACTGGCGTTCGACGACGGAGACAACCCCGGCAACCAGAGCAAGGAGCAGAAGTGA
- a CDS encoding ABC transporter substrate-binding protein: MTRRVGLSARRIVGGLSAIALLAAVSGCGLLGGSEDKPANSAAAPGAVEKPKIKLGLLPILDVASVHVAIKKGYFKEEGLEVDAVPVQGGALAIPGLIQGDIDITFGNWVSFFAAEAKDAAKGVDGLKLISDGYQAKPEMFLILTAADSTIKAPKDLAGKTIAINTFRNIAELTAKATLEANDVDPKSVTFKEFAFGDMQAAVQNKTVDAAFMVEPYISKAQRSIGAISVLDAATGPTDGIPIAGYGTTGKFAKANPNTIAAFQRAMAKGQRDAADRPTVEPLLVDYANVDKETASLVHFGEYPTTLDATRLQRVATLMKTYGLLEKDLDVKPMLFTAPGS; encoded by the coding sequence CGGCAAGAAGGATCGTCGGCGGTCTGTCCGCGATCGCGCTGCTCGCCGCGGTCTCCGGCTGCGGTCTGCTCGGCGGTTCCGAGGACAAGCCGGCCAACTCCGCCGCGGCACCCGGCGCGGTCGAGAAGCCCAAGATCAAGCTCGGCCTCCTCCCGATCCTCGACGTCGCCTCGGTGCACGTCGCGATCAAGAAGGGCTACTTCAAGGAGGAGGGCCTCGAAGTCGACGCCGTCCCGGTCCAGGGCGGCGCCCTGGCCATCCCCGGTCTGATCCAGGGCGACATCGACATCACGTTCGGCAACTGGGTGTCGTTCTTCGCCGCCGAGGCCAAGGACGCGGCAAAGGGCGTCGACGGCCTGAAGCTGATCAGCGACGGCTACCAGGCCAAACCGGAGATGTTCCTGATCCTCACCGCCGCGGATTCCACGATCAAGGCGCCGAAGGACCTGGCGGGCAAGACGATCGCGATCAACACGTTCCGCAACATCGCCGAGCTGACCGCGAAGGCGACCCTGGAAGCGAACGACGTGGACCCGAAGTCGGTGACGTTCAAGGAGTTCGCGTTCGGCGACATGCAGGCGGCGGTGCAGAACAAGACCGTCGACGCCGCGTTCATGGTCGAGCCGTACATCAGCAAGGCGCAGCGCTCCATCGGCGCGATCAGCGTGCTGGACGCCGCGACCGGCCCGACCGACGGCATCCCGATCGCCGGCTACGGCACGACCGGGAAGTTCGCCAAGGCCAACCCGAACACCATCGCCGCGTTCCAGCGCGCGATGGCCAAGGGCCAGCGGGACGCGGCCGACCGGCCCACGGTCGAGCCGCTGCTGGTGGACTACGCCAACGTGGACAAGGAAACCGCGAGCCTGGTCCACTTCGGCGAGTACCCGACCACGTTGGACGCGACCCGGTTGCAGCGCGTCGCGACCCTGATGAAGACCTACGGGTTGCTGGAGAAGGACCTCGACGTCAAGCCCATGCTGTTCACCGCTCCGGGCAGCTGA